Genomic window (Zingiber officinale cultivar Zhangliang chromosome 2B, Zo_v1.1, whole genome shotgun sequence):
taagtgatatcttttcccaacttatcgggcttattgattcatcgaactaaatctcacccattgataaattaaagaaataaatatcaaatatatgtgcttgttattatattaggattaagagcacacacttccataataaccgaggtctttgtttttttataaagtcagtataaaagaaacgacctcaaatggttctactcaatacactctgagtgtactagtgtaattatatagtcaagataaactaatacctaattacactacgaccttctaatggtttgttcctttccattttggtcgtgagctactgtttataatttataagttactgataacatcatcttctgtatgtgacaccacatactatgttatctacaatataaattaaatgaacaattacaaacaaatgtagacaatttgaccaaatgtgattttttattcataatgaatgtttacaaagcttagactttcagtatacactccaacagcatcATTGTTGTTTATTGACTTGATCGTCAAAGTAACTGTGCTagggacccctccccggctcgCCTACTGATGGTTTATTTCTCTCCtctttgttggatttttgtagggTGTCCTGGAAGCCCTATGACGAGGCATTTCTAGGAGTTCTTCTGTTGGtccaatcgacctccaaggttttaatatccgataaatatgtttaatggagcttgatcaagaGAAGTCTTAGTCACGGCTAGGTAAGGGTGAGAAGtttaccgagtgactagtcctaactgcggttaggcaagggaagtcctagttgcgactaggcaagggaaatctaggCAGATCGTGGATGTTAGGTAGAAGGATTCggtaggtctggaggacccgatATCGAATCCCTAGTGGACCGATCTGATGttgagtcctagtgagtgaagttaggtggagaaaaccttagagGGAGGTAACTTTAGGTTCTGGTGAATGAAACCAGAtgaagaaaatcctaggggaatgTAACCTTAGATAACGAGAAGTCTTAgagaagtgaactccaagcaaagtAGATCGGATGATTTTCGTTCGACCTTgcgcggtcgaccgaaccagtggatcttggtaaatctaagtttagttttaccatagtgtTCTGTATTGCTATTATTGCTATTGACTattgtagtattgcaggaaatgtcttagtggatcagggatCAGACATTGAGTAGAGAAAGTCCAAAGATGTCTAGAGGATcaatgtttggtaggtaggttgaggtaagcaactagagaggAGCAACAATGAAATTGTGTTATGGAAAGGAACAACTTTAGGTTACTAATCCAACTGaaaaaaccgggaaggtttccaagttgagatcaaaacagttttactgtcaattactactcatgtatatttctactcatgcatcatattttactgtactaactttattttgtaggagcATTtgttttaactctgttttgcaggaacctaagttatcggtcgatcgaacactaGGGTCGGTTGATTGAACTAGGTCGATACAGAACAGAGATCAGTTCAAAGCAAAATTTGGAAAAGTGACAGATCGGTCGACCCAAATCGGTTGACCAAACAAAGGTGACATGGTAGAGATCATATCGTGCTAAAGCAAACATGGAAGTCaagtcgatcggtcgaccgaacaattaaGAGAATTAATGGCGAATCTCAACGAATAGGGAAACTGTacaaatcgatcaaccgatcaaagggatcagtcgaccgatcaaggggatTAGTCGATCGAACAATAAATGGTCATAAATGCATGAGATCGGATCTCAGCGAACAAAGAAATCaaggggttcagtcgactgataggaggATCAGTCGACTAAAAGGATTAGTCGATCGAACGacttttcggtcgatcgaacaaggctCCTAGCTCGAGGTCGGAGGCAAGACATCTATTTTCAGTTCATCTCTATGCAAAACTACTGTTCATGCTCTTACTCTGCGCTTCATCTTCATAAGCAAGCTGTTCCATCAAGAAGTGTTGACAGAGTTTCATCTTCTacctattgtcggtataattttctgttaagcttgcattgttttactttttaaaagatagtagtgtgttactatttTTTCATTTGTATGAATTGCTTCTTTCAAaaggtttcggaaagaagagttttaatgGATTACCGATCGGTGTGATCAAGGAtcatgagtcttggagtaggagtcgacataggctccgaacaaagttgAACGAGTCTTATTATTTTCTGTTGCACTCTTATTGTTTTTACTATACAAAAGAAAAAAGTTTAACGAACGATATTCCCCTCCCCATCGCTTCTTTTCGATCCATCACTTCAAGTAGACATCAATGCCAGCTTACCGACATTCCATCTCTCACGGCTTCCAGGTATGTTGAGAATTATTTTTCACTTTCATCACTAAAATATATAAGTAAATGAGTATGAATAGGATTTGTTTAGTTCTAGATTAGAAATTAATCCAAATTCATATTATGACACTACTCCATTGgttctcaaatacatttttatgACAAATCTCTTCGCACCAAGAGAGGGTGCTGACTCTACATCGAAGTATATAAGTTCATGCTACATCACACTCAATATAATGATGTGAGCTCTTGGGCCTCATCTATTTACATTTTAAGTCATCGTGatttattttttccattttgATTTTAGAACAGACTGACAAAGACACTTGGGGTGAGCGCTTCATCTTTTTTTACCACATGATATAAACCCTCGGGGCTTTGGTTGCACGGTTAGACACTTTAATAGTTAATCAGACATTTAAGAATTAAATCTAAGTTACGATGCACTACAAGACATTTTCCTTTAGTAGATTTAAAAATACTAACCGTTCTAAATGAACAACCGTGAGCATTTCTTTATTTAATCTGATAGtcggttgaaaattttaatagaaTCGGATTGATTGCCTGAAAGTTTAATTGATTTGAATAACTGGATAGTATtatcaaaaaaagaaaaaaaaattgatgcgCTTGAGATAAGATTTAGATGTCTAGCTATAGCAACATCAATCGACAATTTCTTAGACACTCAAAATCTCGGATACAAAGAGAAATTAGCAGATTTAAAATCTGTTTataagaatatttaaaaggaatgGAATTCTGACTGAAAAATTCGTGTCAAACAATCTGAAACGAAGAATTAGCTATTTAGCTAAGAGAAAGAATGTACATTCTGAATCCACGAACGTTGTTAGAGTTTAAAAGAGAATTGGAGAAAGAAACTACCATGGAATGGATCTCAGCCGTCCTTGGCGGAGTGAGAAAAACTGGCGGTAGCAAAATGTCCTTTCTGATGAACCATGTCCTATAAGAATTGGTCACAAATTCTACCTAACAAGGCAGCTTGGAGTAGCTAGGGAAGTAATCGATGTCGATGATGAGGCAGTGGTGGCAGGCGTCCGCATCCTTAATCATATCGAAGCTGGAGAGGCGCATCCAGTGGCCCTTCCGCAAGTCCAGTCCATTGCTATCTTCTTGAGAAAAAGTGACAGATCGGAGTGGTGCTGCACAGGGGCAGGGACACTTTTCTCATGTATTACATATTTTGATTTGTTCGaagatgttaaaatattattgaaaaaatCATCCCATGTAGGGTTTGATATGTTTATATCAAATTAAATATAGGCTTGATATAATATGTGTCTGATATATTCATATCAAGTTCAAcgtaaattaattttttcaataatattttaacatgtacggataaattgaaataagcaagATTGGACATCAATTGGATCCATTTcatattttatgaatttttaagatTGTTTAAGAGTTCAATAATATTTTCTATTACTTATTATGATTTTTCTAAAGATGTAAAAATGTAATTAAAAGCATAATGTATAGTTCTTATCTCTGAAAAATTAAGCCAACGTGAACAATCTTAAACTGTGACgttgattttaaagaaattagTATACAAAAAAGAGGAGAGAGGGGAGGCAAAAGAAGATAATTTTATATACATATATAGAAAAGGGTATACTTTAGACATTTTTTGAGACGTCTTTTATCAATTCCGAACTTGCCTTCAACAGTTCCGTTTGCAAAGAGATTATATTCTTAACTTTTCGCTTTTTATATTTCAATGTTTATCTCCGCagaaattttctttttctcttccaaCATCACTGCAACAAACACAAGTTTCCGATCTATTTTGGAGCTTATGATTAAATTATGTGTAATGTTAACCATGTCATATATAAGTTATATAGATCAATTCTATTTTGATGTCAAATGGAATATTATTATATTGTGAGGTTTACTGTTTTAGTGCTTAAAGATTTGAAATCCTATTATATTGGGAGATACAGCTGTAAGCCACTTTATTTATCTTAATATAAATCATAATAATTtcgttttttttaaatatttccatcgtacaaattaaaacaaaatgGTCGAGTTCTCAACAGCTTGATCTTACCTTCatcgtcatcatcatcatctttctTCCTAACCGCCGCCGGAGGAAGATTGGCAGCATGGCGACGATGATGGCTATGAAGGTTGTGGACTTCTCCTTTCAGTCCATCGCGGGAAAATTACAGAAGATGCTAGAGGAAGAAGCCGAGTTGCTGGCCGGAGTCGAAGATGATGCCCGATACATAGTCGCTGAGCTCAGAAGCATCACCTCTTTCTTGACGGCCATGACGACCAAGCGGAATCTGGATGATCAACTGCAGAACTGGTTGCAGGAAGTGAAGGAGTTGGCTTACGATGCAGAAGACTCGATCGATGAGTTCGTATGCCGTCTCCGATCGACACCCTACGACGAACGCggagttaaatattttttcaagcaCTTCCTTGGCTGTATAAAATCATTGAAAGCTCGCCATGGCATCGCTTCAGATCTAAAGAAATTGAAGGTTCAGGTAGAAGAGATTAGAAAGAGGCATGATCGCTATTCCCACCCAAATGAAGTTTTTACTAGTTCCGGCACCCCCACCAGCTTCGACATGGCCGACAGATACTCCGATCCACGGATCATCGGCCATTTTGTAGAGGAAGCTCAACTCGTGGGTATCAACCAGAGCAGGGATAAGATCATCGGGTGGGTGATGGATGAGAACTGTCTCGAGCTCACAGTGATTTCTCTTGTCGGCTTCGGTGGTTTAGGGAAGACAACTTTGGCTAAGACGGTCTATGATGAAACTGTTATCAGCGGAGGCTATATCCAATATCGAGCTTGGATCGCAGTGTCACAAAATTACAGCATCAAAGAGCTTCTCAAAAAGATTATCCGACAAATTTCCATCAAGGAGCAACAAAACCGAGATGTCCAAGGGCGCCAAGATGCCAGTTTGATCACAGAGCTGAACATGATGGACGAGTTACAACTGGTGCAGACGGCCAGAGACGTTCTCCATGGAAAGAGGTATTTGCTTGTTTTTGATGACGTTTGGAGAACTGAAGCATGGGAAAGCTTGTGCATTGCATTGCCACCGGGTAAAGAAGGAAGTAGAGTCATAGTGACCACCCGCGTTGAGGAAGTAGCAAATACAAGTTGTTCTCGTAATCgacaatttatattcaaagtcTCTCCTTTATCACCTGACCTGTCTTGGGAGTTATTTTGCAGAAAAGTTTTTGATGCCCCTGACTATAGTTGTCCTCCAGAGCTAGAAAATGTTGGCAGAGAAATCTTGCAAAAGTGTAAAGGACTGCCACTTGCGATCGTGACGATCGGAGGTCTTCTAGCTTCGAGGCCTGATaaaaaacttgaggaatggaaagACTTGCACGACCACCTTCGTTTAGAGATAGAAACTAACGATATGCTGTCGAAGATCCATCAGATACTTGTTTTGAGTTACAACGACTTGCCCTACCATCTCAAGCCTTGCTTATTGTTCTTAGGCATCTTCCCTGAGGATTATGAGATTTGCCGGAAGCGCCTGATGAGACGATGGATTGCTGAAGGGATTGTGAGTGGCGTAGATGACTTCCCAGCTGAGAAAGTCGCTGAGCGCTGCTTCAACCAGTTGGTGAGTCGTAGCTTGGTGCAGCCATCACAATTTGATGACAGTGGGACGGTGAAATCTTGCCGCGTCCATGACATGATGCTTGATGTCATACTCTCGATATCGAGGAAGGAGAACTTTGCGGTGCTACTGAAGGAGCACCCCACGATTCCACAGCAACGCCAGAAGATAAGACGCTTATCGTGGCATGGAGGAAGCAGTGGACTAGTGCCTGACACTGATTTGTCCCACCTCCGATCCTTCACTGCATTTGGTGAGGATGCCCCACCACTGAAGGATTATAGAAAGCAGAGGCTGTTGAGGGCAATTGACTTGGAAGGATGTTGGAACTTGTTTGATCTCCACCCCAAGAGCTTTTCCAAGTTGTATCTTTTGAAGTACTTGTCTCTAAGAGACTCTGGTATATCAGTGTTGCCAGATTCAATAGGAGATTTGCAAAATCTAGAGTTTTTGGATATAAGAGGAACTGATATTGATGAACTACCCAATACCATCGTCAAACTCCAAAAACTGGTCCATCTGCTTGCTGGTCCCGAAAGATTTAAGTTCCCGAAAGGAATAGGAAAGTTGAATAGACTTGTCGTGTTTGGAATGGTACGTGCTGATAGTGTGCAGTTGCTACAGGAGATTGGTGAGCTTGTTAACCTCCAGAAGCTTGACATCTGTTTTGGTGGACATGATCTATCACTCAGAATGCTGGAGGAGATCAGCGCCCTGCTCTCGAAGCTCAATGGCACCCTTCGATCTCTAACGATTTCCCATTCGATAAACGACAGTCTGAAAAAGGCACTCGATGAGGTAGCTTCGCCGCCATGGCTGCTCTGCAAGCTCCGGATAAGTTGCAAACTTGGCGAATTGCCTCCTTGGTTTACATCTCTGAAGCATGTTGTCAAGATATCTCTGTCCTTCACACGACTGCGGCTCCAGGATTTACGAGTCTTGAGAGATCTCCCCGCTTTGGTCGACCTGAAACTTGGAATTGCGTCATTCCTCAATCATTATGAGAATTTGGTCTTCGATCGGGGAGGGTTCGCACAACTTAAGTTCCTGGAAATTGAAGGGCACAATGTGAGTTTCGAAGAAGGTGCACTCCGAAGCCTCGAAATTCTTAATATCCGTCGTTTTAACACTGGATTTAGCGTCGAAGGCATAGAAAATCTGCATGGGCTAAGGGAGGTTCACATTCTTACTAATAATGAAGATATAATAGAGATGGTCAAAAATATTGCAGCAAACCATTCAAATCGTCCCAAATGTTTTGAAACAATACTACCTTCGCCTGCTCAAGGCATATGAAGAAGATCTTTCTGTCAATGCAATGCAATGCAAAGATTTGGGGAGAATATCACTGTTCTATACTACTGATTTGTGTCATATTGTTCTTGAATTAGGCAAGTATTTATgtgaaaattgaattttaaacattCTCTCTAGTCATCCCTCCAATGAATTCATAATTTTGTGTTCAGTAATAAATCTATAGTTACCTTTAGTTGCCTATGAAATTCAACACACTTAAACAAAACTCATCTGAATTGCGTATACAAATCATAGATAAAtattgatccggcgataagaacagggacccccccttctgagggaagtcaacgccacgtgaaagtcaaagggccgaacggccgACTGGAGAAGAGGAGACCGGTCGGCCAAACGGAGTCCCAtcggagtcaaaggcacccggcgaggagtcagggttccgacgctcgttgaacaggatcgTACGGCCAAGCGGGTGGcccactcggccgaaggcataaggtagcaatactgcgataagtctccacagagcacactaccgggtatatcctaagtggaccagcacgtatgaccggccggacacaaggggactgccgaccggccggacgctcggcatgaagtaagaagagaacaggacaaggaaacatcctctgacagcaggCATGTTCGAGGAGCAGgacatacgcaggatcttaggaCAGGGGttcgctgtcccatcaaagacgtgctcggactgtagcagtaaggggtcaggtaagcttttctgacaagcccgtattgaggtatgggctgaggacacgtgttcgCCTCGATCTGTGTGCGTGAGTCCCtttccagccctatataaagggcctcacccttcaccggaggtacgcattctaggattttcggagccacttctttgttgtctgcttgcttgacttgagcgtcggagggtcgtcgccgggaaccccctcccgtcccgacttccttgcaggttcgccggagcgtcgtacgaccggtcggaggtctacgtcagcgacaaggagagtgccacgtgcccagcgtccgttgattcagcgattcggacatgatcaatttagcgtcgtctgtgggaacgctcctgaatccgatcggaagcaatggacgaagctggacgaccgcactcggtgatgctctccacagaggagctcgacgctctgatcgagacgaGAGCAGCAAAGGTTGTGGAACAATAGAggcagaagtcgcaagccgagcggattgagcagcaagcgacatcagcatcagggggccgagcggaagcacccccgGCCACAGTTccgtttcatcgggccctattccgcacgcctccgGAAGCcacagcagttaatcgtgatcgaggatcttcatcagatgaagtGCCAATAcaagacaacagaaaaggcaaggccccccgagcggacgcttcgcccgagcggatcaatagacaattctcagaggccattctacgagaccctctaccaaagcactatgtgctcccggtgatcggtgaatacaatggaaccaccgacccggacgatcatttgggtaagttcgacaacacagctactcttcatcaatacacagatggagtgaagtgtcgggttttccttaccaccctctcgggatcggctcaacggtggtttcggaggctaccggacggatccatcacaagtttcaaagacttccgcacggccttcctccaccactttgcaagcagtcggcgttatcagaagactagtgtcagcttattcgccattaaacaagagcccagggagccgctcagagcgtacatccaacggttcaaccgagtggccatggatattccaacggccacctcagaaacgatgatgaatgcgttcacgtagggcctcgtggacggtgacttcttccgttcactcattcggaagccgccccgagactacgatcatatgttgcatcgggccaatgaatacatcaatgtggaggaagcccaagcggcccgaaggaaagaagctccaactAAGCGGTCAacacctgccgagcggaagcctcacagtgctcatcagccgcccagaggaccgcgagctgaagcagctCGCCCACCGCAACAAGCAAGATCCCACGTCATTCAAGAAGTatttgccgagcggcccaaatcaaaaaagaaggtatggaccccaatgttttgctcattccaccggacggacacgcacaacacaagagattgccggagccttcctctgatcgcccaccccgttccctcGAGCGGtggtcgtcgatcgccatcatccgatagGCGACAGGGACCTCGTGACGTCGATCGGACTATACCCGACAGGCGACAAAGACGGACTCCTGAGCGGCATCATACTACGAGGCATGAAAATCCCCGGGTATCCAAGGAGCGACCTAGGCTGTCCgcccgggaggaagaaaatagaggcAATACGTCCCGCGGCGAAATCAGcatcatcgctggcgggccgaccggaggtgattctaaccgagcaaggaaggcgagcgtcaggcAGCTACAAATCCAtacggtcggctgcagccaagaacgggtgagcggacccgaaatcagtttcggacccagggacttggagggagttgaagtgccgcatgacgacgctctcctcatcaaagcggtaatagctaactacactattcaccacgttttcattgatacatgtagctcggtcaacatcatattcaaaaaagctttcgatcaactgcaaattgaccgagccgagctgctgcccataaCAACCCCCCTTTACGGATTTACGGGCaagaagtcctgccggtcggacagatccggctggcaatttcgctgggagaggagctgctcagaaggacgcggactgcaaacttcgttgtggtcgactctccctcagcatacaacgttatcttggggtgaccggcgctcagcgagttccgagcggccgtctccactttccaccagaaaatcaagttcccagtggaagataaagtgggagaagtacgaggagatcaactggcggctcggcgatgctacgttgagatggtccgagctgaactAAATTTCGCTCGGAaaacgccacggatcgaggtgaacgctataaccgaaaaaccaccctctttgatttatgaagataaagaggacgtgcagattcacccgacccgatcggaggccaccacctttattgcggccgatctggaggcaagccagagagaggaagtgatcaaatgcctcgagagaaactgtgatgtcttcgtatggtcaacacatgagctgTCCGGAATCtcgccgagtatagcgcagcatgagctccacgtccgaccggacgctcggccggtgaagcagagaaaaagggacttcagcgctgaacaaaatgcaatcatccgagcggaggtcgagaaacttctgcaggtcggccacatacgtgaggtccagttcccgagctggctggcgaacgtggtactagtctccaagccggggaacaaatggagagtgtgcatcgatttccgggatcttaacaaggcgtgccctaaagatttttatcctctgccccggatcgatcaactggcggactccacagccggctgcgagttgatatgcatgctcgacgcttatcagggctaccatcaagtgccgctcgcccgagcggatcaagagaaggtcagcttcgttacagctgacgacacttattgctacaatgtgatgccgttcggattgaagaacgcgggagcaacttaccagcgcttgatgaacaaagtgttcaaggagcagatcgggcgaaatttggaagtatacgtggatgatattctcatcaagtccgtctgaGCGGctgatctctttaaagacatggaggagactttccgaacgctacggaaatatggagttaagctaaaccctcagaagtgcctgttcggagcaaaaggcgggcgtttcttgggatacatagtcaccgagcggggcatcgaggcaaatcccagcaaagtgaaagcattacaagatatgccgcccccaagaaatctgagggaagtgcagcgcttgaccggtcggataactgctctgtccaggttcatctccaagactgccgaccggagcctaccttttttcaaaatcttgcgcaaagccactaagtttcactaggatgaagaatgcgatcgggcgttcgaagatctgaaaacatacttgaactctctgcctgtgctagccaagccagccacgggtgagccactttgtatctatttatcttcaactgagcaggcagtcggctcggcactagtaagggcgagcggagaagaacctgtatattttctaagccatattttaaaagatgttgaatctcgctacactgggctcgagaagctggcttttgctttggtcctcgccg
Coding sequences:
- the LOC122045877 gene encoding disease resistance protein Pik-2-like — translated: MATMMAMKVVDFSFQSIAGKLQKMLEEEAELLAGVEDDARYIVAELRSITSFLTAMTTKRNLDDQLQNWLQEVKELAYDAEDSIDEFVCRLRSTPYDERGVKYFFKHFLGCIKSLKARHGIASDLKKLKVQVEEIRKRHDRYSHPNEVFTSSGTPTSFDMADRYSDPRIIGHFVEEAQLVGINQSRDKIIGWVMDENCLELTVISLVGFGGLGKTTLAKTVYDETVISGGYIQYRAWIAVSQNYSIKELLKKIIRQISIKEQQNRDVQGRQDASLITELNMMDELQLVQTARDVLHGKRYLLVFDDVWRTEAWESLCIALPPGKEGSRVIVTTRVEEVANTSCSRNRQFIFKVSPLSPDLSWELFCRKVFDAPDYSCPPELENVGREILQKCKGLPLAIVTIGGLLASRPDKKLEEWKDLHDHLRLEIETNDMLSKIHQILVLSYNDLPYHLKPCLLFLGIFPEDYEICRKRLMRRWIAEGIVSGVDDFPAEKVAERCFNQLVSRSLVQPSQFDDSGTVKSCRVHDMMLDVILSISRKENFAVLLKEHPTIPQQRQKIRRLSWHGGSSGLVPDTDLSHLRSFTAFGEDAPPLKDYRKQRLLRAIDLEGCWNLFDLHPKSFSKLYLLKYLSLRDSGISVLPDSIGDLQNLEFLDIRGTDIDELPNTIVKLQKLVHLLAGPERFKFPKGIGKLNRLVVFGMVRADSVQLLQEIGELVNLQKLDICFGGHDLSLRMLEEISALLSKLNGTLRSLTISHSINDSLKKALDEVASPPWLLCKLRISCKLGELPPWFTSLKHVVKISLSFTRLRLQDLRVLRDLPALVDLKLGIASFLNHYENLVFDRGGFAQLKFLEIEGHNVSFEEGALRSLEILNIRRFNTGFSVEGIENLHGLREVHILTNNEDIIEMVKNIAANHSNRPKCFETILPSPAQGI